The proteins below are encoded in one region of Nilaparvata lugens isolate BPH chromosome X, ASM1435652v1, whole genome shotgun sequence:
- the LOC120355018 gene encoding uncharacterized protein LOC120355018: MAWLGEHRAFVVEEFIKNGGSVTSTQRAFWIRFELCRRDSVPDAKTIRLWVSNFRQTGSAPERKPTGRPRTAITPENVARVRTSIQQSPKRSAVKHAAALGLSERSLSSFLLMKPTSTCVELLTNRISATGLQKILWNSTKNHYTVQKSQFGAPLRNLVCGDRTFLKKDKQ, from the exons ATGGCTTGGCTCGGTGAGCATCGGGCGTTTGTTGTGGAGGAGTTTATTAAAAATGGCGGTTCTGTGACTTCTACTCAACGAGCGTTTTGGATTCGATTCGAACTTTGCCGACGTGATAGTGTTCCTGACGCAAAAACGATTAGACTGTGGGTGTCAAACTTTAGACAAACAGGGTCAGCACCAGAAAGAAAACCAACTGGCCGACCTCGTACTGCAATAACACCAGAGAATGTGGCGCGAGTGAGAACATCCATCCAACAGTCTCCAAAGCGTTCAGCGGTTAAACATGCAGCTGCCCTGGGATTGTCAGAAAGGAGT TTGTCTTCATTTCTTCTGATGAAGCCCACTTCCACTTGTGTGGAACTGTTAACAAACAGAATTTCCGCTACTGGGCTGCAGAAAATCCTATGGAACTCCACCAAGAACCACTACACAGTCCAAAAGTCACAGTTCGGTGCGCCATTGCGAAATTTGGTGTGTGGGGACCGTACTTTTTTGAAGAAGGACAAACAGTAA